The Corynebacterium qintianiae genome has a window encoding:
- the serB gene encoding phosphoserine phosphatase SerB — MPAFEVELQRGLKHAVITTSGPDRPGVSAAFFTALANHDVQLLDVSQVDFRGRLMLSTFVGMDPLTLTDLERELRAGLWEFGQRVTIETGSAAGEVSRPRSTHVIVMLGNPVQAQQVSRLGALLASYGANIDRINGISNYPVTGLEFRVTLPDYSPGAGREVREALAELSNELGVDLAMENAGLHRRAKRLVCFDCDSTLITGEVIEMLAAHAGKEAEVAAVTERAMRGELDFEQSLRERVATLEGLDASVIDAVAADIELTPGARTTIRTLNSMGYRTAVVSGGFIQVLEGLAAELDLDYVRANTLEVVDGKLTGRVVGEVVDRQAKARLLGEFAADSGLKMSQTVAVGDGANDIDMLGVAGLGIAFNAKPALKQVADASVNHPFLDEVLYILGIPREEIDYANEAAGIDGRVALD, encoded by the coding sequence ATGCCCGCATTCGAGGTCGAGCTCCAACGAGGGCTCAAGCACGCCGTCATCACCACATCTGGGCCCGATCGCCCGGGAGTGTCTGCCGCGTTCTTCACGGCGCTAGCGAACCACGACGTTCAGCTTCTCGATGTCTCACAGGTGGACTTCCGCGGCCGGCTGATGTTATCCACGTTCGTGGGCATGGACCCGCTCACGCTAACGGATCTGGAGCGCGAGCTGCGTGCCGGCCTCTGGGAGTTCGGCCAGCGAGTTACAATCGAGACCGGTTCAGCCGCCGGTGAAGTGTCCCGGCCGCGTTCGACCCACGTCATCGTGATGCTGGGCAACCCCGTCCAAGCGCAGCAGGTATCGCGCCTAGGTGCGCTGCTGGCCAGCTACGGTGCCAACATCGACCGCATCAACGGCATTTCAAACTACCCGGTGACGGGCCTGGAATTCCGGGTGACCCTACCCGATTACAGCCCGGGCGCCGGCCGCGAGGTGCGCGAGGCGCTGGCGGAGTTGTCCAACGAGCTCGGCGTGGATCTGGCGATGGAGAACGCCGGCCTACACCGCCGAGCGAAGCGTCTCGTGTGCTTCGACTGTGACTCGACACTCATCACCGGCGAGGTGATCGAAATGCTGGCGGCGCACGCCGGCAAAGAAGCGGAGGTCGCCGCGGTGACGGAGCGCGCTATGCGCGGCGAGCTCGACTTCGAGCAATCGCTGCGCGAGCGGGTGGCCACCTTGGAGGGCCTTGACGCGTCCGTGATCGACGCAGTCGCCGCGGACATTGAACTGACCCCGGGCGCGCGTACCACCATCCGCACACTCAACTCGATGGGGTATCGCACCGCGGTGGTCTCCGGCGGGTTCATTCAGGTTCTGGAGGGCCTAGCCGCGGAGCTCGACCTGGATTATGTGCGGGCCAACACGCTCGAGGTGGTTGACGGTAAGTTGACCGGTCGCGTGGTGGGAGAGGTCGTCGATAGGCAGGCGAAGGCGCGCCTGCTCGGTGAGTTCGCCGCGGACTCGGGTCTGAAAATGTCGCAGACGGTGGCCGTCGGCGACGGCGCGAACGACATCGACATGCTCGGCGTCGCCGGTCTAGGCATTGCTTTTAACGCCAAGCCGGCGCTGAAGCAAGTCGCAGATGCGAGCGTGAACCACCCCTTCCTCGACGAAGTGCTCTACATCTTGGGTATCCCGCGCGAAGAAATCGACTACGCCAATGAGGCTGCGGGCATCGACGGCCGGGTTGCGCTGGACTAG
- the nrdI gene encoding class Ib ribonucleoside-diphosphate reductase assembly flavoprotein NrdI — translation MLVVYFSSATGNTKRFVEKVGLPAARIPLYRAEDPLMVHEPYVLICPTYGGGASLTSENTRPVPKQVVRFLNNEQNRSLIRGVIAAGNSNFGPDYCLAGEVISRKCSVPHLYRFELMGDETDVNRVRTQLVDNAERLGLVPPRLEDVDKLAALDEAARDEAAERLAKLRSKYGRHKQQKTA, via the coding sequence ATGCTTGTCGTCTACTTCTCGTCGGCCACCGGAAACACGAAACGCTTCGTGGAAAAGGTGGGCCTGCCCGCCGCCCGTATTCCGCTCTACCGCGCCGAGGACCCGCTCATGGTCCACGAGCCCTACGTCCTCATTTGCCCCACGTACGGCGGGGGAGCTTCTCTGACGAGTGAGAACACCAGGCCAGTGCCGAAGCAAGTCGTCAGATTCCTCAACAACGAGCAGAACCGTTCCCTCATCCGCGGTGTTATCGCTGCCGGCAACTCCAACTTCGGCCCGGACTACTGTCTCGCCGGGGAGGTCATTTCCCGCAAGTGCAGCGTGCCGCACCTGTACCGCTTCGAGCTCATGGGTGACGAGACGGACGTAAATCGCGTGCGCACCCAGCTCGTCGATAACGCCGAACGGCTGGGGCTGGTCCCGCCGCGTCTGGAGGACGTCGATAAGCTCGCAGCCCTCGATGAAGCCGCGCGAGACGAAGCGGCCGAGAGGCTAGCTAAGTTGCGCAGCAAGTACGGCCGCCACAAACAACAAAAAACAGCATAG
- the nrdE gene encoding class 1b ribonucleoside-diphosphate reductase subunit alpha: MSSPTLGKNVAEPVSKAEQLDYHALNALLNLYNESGEIQFDKDREAANQYFIQHVNQNTVFFHDLEEKIDYLVKNNYYEPEVIEAYDWQFVKDTFKRAYSFKFRFQSFLGAYKYYTSYTLKTFDGRRYLERFEDRVAMTALFLASGNEETASALVDEIMTGRFQPATPTFLNAGKAQRGELVSCFLLRIEDNMESIGRAINSSLQLSKRGGGVALLLSNIREAGAPIKHIENQSSGVIPVMKLLEDSFSYANQLGARQGAGAVYLNAHHPDILRFLDTKRENADEKIRIKTLSLGVVIPDITFDLAKRNDDMYLFSPYDVERVYGLPFADISVTEKYEEMVEDPRIRKTKINARQFFQTIAEIQFESGYPYIMFEDTANRANPVKTGRINMSNLCSEILQVNSPSVLNEDLSYAEVGHDISCNLGSLNIAKTMDSDNFSRTVETAIRGLTAVADKTSIDSVPPVRDGNDASHAIGLGQMNLHGYLGREHIEYGSEEGLDFTNAYFAAVMYEAIKASHAIAVEKGEKFKGFEKSEYATGEFFDRYDPASFQPQTEKVKALFADSSVAAPTAQEWAQLKADVARDGIYNRYLQAVPPTGSISYINNSTSSIHPIASKIEIRKEGKIGRVYYPAPHMDNENLSYFKDAYEIGFEKIIDTYAVATKYVDQGLSLTLFFKDTITTRDINRAQIYAWRKGIKSLYYIRLRQMALEGTEVEGCVSCML, from the coding sequence GTGTCCTCCCCAACCCTCGGCAAGAATGTCGCAGAGCCCGTGTCCAAGGCCGAGCAGCTCGACTACCACGCGCTCAACGCGCTGCTCAACCTCTACAACGAGAGCGGTGAGATCCAGTTCGACAAGGACCGCGAGGCCGCGAACCAGTACTTTATCCAGCACGTCAACCAGAACACCGTCTTCTTCCACGACTTGGAGGAGAAGATTGACTACCTGGTGAAGAACAACTACTACGAGCCAGAGGTCATCGAGGCCTACGACTGGCAGTTTGTGAAGGACACCTTCAAGCGGGCCTACTCCTTTAAATTCCGCTTCCAGTCGTTCCTCGGCGCGTACAAGTACTACACCTCCTACACTCTCAAGACCTTCGACGGCCGCCGCTACCTCGAGCGCTTCGAGGACCGTGTCGCCATGACCGCGTTGTTCCTCGCCAGCGGCAACGAGGAGACCGCCTCCGCACTTGTCGATGAAATTATGACGGGCCGCTTCCAGCCCGCCACCCCGACGTTCCTCAACGCGGGCAAGGCGCAACGCGGTGAGCTCGTCTCCTGCTTCCTGCTGCGCATCGAAGACAACATGGAGTCCATTGGCCGCGCAATCAACTCCTCGCTCCAGCTGTCCAAGCGCGGTGGAGGCGTGGCGCTGCTGCTGAGCAATATCCGCGAGGCCGGCGCGCCGATCAAGCACATCGAAAACCAGTCGTCCGGCGTGATCCCCGTGATGAAGCTGCTCGAGGATTCCTTCTCGTACGCCAACCAGCTCGGCGCGCGCCAGGGTGCCGGTGCGGTCTACCTAAACGCGCACCACCCCGACATCCTGCGCTTTTTGGACACCAAGCGCGAGAACGCGGACGAGAAGATTCGTATCAAGACTCTCTCGCTCGGCGTGGTCATCCCCGATATCACGTTCGACCTGGCCAAGCGCAACGACGACATGTACCTGTTCTCCCCGTACGACGTCGAGCGCGTCTATGGTCTGCCGTTCGCCGACATCTCCGTCACCGAGAAGTACGAGGAGATGGTAGAGGACCCGCGGATCCGCAAGACCAAGATCAACGCGCGCCAGTTCTTCCAGACCATCGCCGAGATCCAGTTCGAGTCCGGCTACCCGTACATCATGTTCGAGGACACGGCGAACCGTGCGAACCCGGTCAAGACCGGCCGCATCAACATGTCCAACCTGTGTTCCGAGATTCTACAGGTCAACTCGCCGTCCGTTCTCAACGAGGACCTGAGCTACGCGGAGGTCGGCCATGACATCTCCTGCAACCTGGGCTCGCTCAACATTGCGAAGACGATGGACTCCGACAACTTCTCGCGCACGGTGGAAACCGCGATCCGTGGCCTGACAGCCGTGGCCGACAAGACTTCGATCGACTCCGTCCCCCCGGTCCGCGACGGCAACGACGCCTCCCACGCGATCGGCCTGGGCCAGATGAACCTGCACGGTTACCTCGGACGCGAGCACATCGAGTACGGCTCCGAGGAGGGCCTCGACTTCACCAACGCCTACTTCGCCGCCGTGATGTACGAGGCGATCAAGGCCTCGCACGCGATCGCGGTAGAAAAGGGGGAGAAGTTCAAGGGTTTCGAGAAGTCCGAGTACGCCACCGGTGAGTTCTTCGACCGCTACGACCCGGCCAGCTTCCAGCCGCAGACGGAGAAGGTCAAGGCACTATTCGCGGACTCCTCGGTCGCCGCGCCGACGGCGCAGGAGTGGGCCCAGCTGAAGGCCGATGTGGCTCGCGACGGCATCTACAACCGGTACCTGCAGGCCGTGCCGCCGACCGGTTCGATCTCCTACATCAACAACTCCACGTCCTCGATTCACCCGATCGCCTCCAAGATCGAGATCCGCAAGGAAGGCAAGATCGGCCGCGTCTACTACCCGGCGCCCCACATGGACAACGAAAACTTGTCCTACTTCAAGGACGCATACGAGATCGGTTTCGAGAAGATCATCGACACCTACGCGGTGGCAACCAAGTATGTCGATCAGGGCCTGTCGCTGACGCTGTTCTTCAAGGACACCATCACGACCCGCGACATCAACCGTGCGCAAATCTACGCGTGGCGCAAGGGCATCAAGTCGCTCTACTACATCCGCCTGCGTCAGATGGCTCTCGAGGGAACCGAGGTTGAGGGCTGCGTCTCCTGCATGCTCTAG
- the ctaD gene encoding aa3-type cytochrome oxidase subunit I: protein MTAVAPRLDSYVPPTRPEPTGNPRKGSKFYKLLTTTDHKELGILYIILSFVWFFVGGLMALLIRAELFSPGLQFLSNEQFNQLFTLHGTVMLLAFGTPIVWGFANYVLPLQIGAPDVSFPRLNAFGFWVTQVGVLAMLAGFLTPGGAADFGWTMYMPLADATHTPSVSANLWIIGVGATGVGTVASAVNMLTTVLTLRAPGMTMFRLPVFTWTIFVTSIIALMIFPLLLAAAMGVLFDRLIGGHIYDTANGGAILWQHLFWFFGHPEVYVLALPFFGVISEIIPVFSRKPIFGYIGLVFATLAIAGLSMAVWAHHMFATGAVLLPFFSFMTFLIAVPTGVKFFNWVGTMWNGHITFETPMLWAMGFLFTFLFGGLTGIMLASPPLDFHLHDSYFVVAHFHYTLFGTVVFASTAGVYYWFPKMTGRMLDERLGKIHFWFTVIGFNMTFLVQHWLGNMGMPRRYADYLDTDGFTLLNQISTVGAFILGIGMLPFIWNVFKSWRYGEVVTVDDPWGYGNSLEWATSCPPPRHNFTALPRIRSERPAFELHYPHMVGRLRREAHTGHSDDTAATYKGSSHEFDSPGNKAEAQEAVDTLRKDQR from the coding sequence ATGACCGCAGTGGCGCCAAGGCTGGACAGCTATGTCCCGCCGACTCGTCCGGAGCCCACGGGTAACCCCCGGAAGGGTTCCAAGTTCTACAAGTTGCTGACCACGACCGACCACAAAGAACTGGGCATTCTCTACATCATCCTGTCCTTCGTGTGGTTCTTCGTCGGCGGCCTTATGGCACTGCTTATCCGCGCGGAGCTGTTCAGCCCGGGTCTGCAGTTCCTGTCCAACGAGCAGTTCAACCAGCTCTTCACACTGCACGGCACGGTGATGCTGCTGGCCTTCGGTACACCGATCGTCTGGGGTTTCGCCAACTACGTGCTGCCCCTCCAGATCGGCGCGCCGGATGTCTCGTTCCCGCGCCTGAACGCCTTCGGCTTCTGGGTTACGCAGGTGGGCGTCCTCGCCATGCTCGCGGGCTTCCTCACCCCGGGCGGTGCAGCCGACTTCGGCTGGACGATGTACATGCCGCTCGCTGACGCGACGCACACGCCGTCTGTGTCCGCCAACCTGTGGATCATCGGCGTCGGCGCCACTGGTGTCGGCACGGTGGCTTCTGCCGTCAACATGCTCACCACCGTGCTCACCCTGCGCGCGCCCGGCATGACCATGTTCCGTCTACCGGTGTTCACTTGGACGATATTTGTCACCTCGATCATCGCCCTGATGATCTTCCCGCTGCTTCTCGCTGCGGCAATGGGCGTGCTTTTCGACCGCCTCATCGGCGGCCACATTTACGACACCGCCAACGGCGGCGCCATCCTGTGGCAGCACCTCTTCTGGTTCTTCGGACACCCTGAGGTGTACGTCCTCGCACTGCCGTTCTTTGGCGTGATCTCGGAGATCATCCCGGTATTCTCCCGCAAGCCGATCTTCGGCTACATCGGTCTCGTCTTCGCCACCCTGGCTATCGCCGGCCTGTCCATGGCCGTGTGGGCACACCACATGTTCGCCACGGGTGCAGTTCTGTTGCCGTTCTTCTCCTTCATGACGTTCCTCATCGCCGTGCCGACCGGCGTGAAGTTCTTCAACTGGGTCGGCACCATGTGGAACGGGCACATCACGTTTGAAACGCCGATGCTGTGGGCAATGGGCTTCCTGTTCACCTTCCTCTTCGGCGGCCTGACCGGCATCATGCTCGCATCCCCGCCGCTGGACTTCCACCTGCACGACTCTTACTTCGTGGTTGCGCACTTCCACTACACTCTCTTCGGCACCGTCGTGTTCGCCTCCACCGCCGGCGTGTACTACTGGTTCCCGAAGATGACGGGCCGCATGCTCGACGAGCGTTTGGGCAAGATCCACTTCTGGTTCACGGTTATCGGCTTCAACATGACGTTCCTGGTGCAGCACTGGCTGGGCAACATGGGCATGCCGCGCCGCTACGCTGACTACCTCGACACCGACGGTTTCACGCTGTTGAACCAGATCTCCACCGTCGGCGCCTTTATCCTGGGTATCGGTATGCTGCCGTTCATCTGGAACGTGTTCAAGTCCTGGCGCTACGGAGAAGTTGTCACCGTCGATGACCCGTGGGGCTACGGTAACTCCCTGGAGTGGGCCACTTCCTGCCCGCCGCCGCGCCACAACTTCACCGCGTTGCCGCGCATCCGCTCCGAGCGTCCCGCGTTCGAGCTGCACTACCCGCACATGGTTGGCCGCCTGCGCCGCGAGGCCCACACCGGCCACAGTGACGACACCGCCGCGACCTACAAGGGTTCGAGCCACGAGTTCGACTCTCCGGGCAACAAAGCCGAAGCGCAAGAGGCTGTTGACACCCTGCGTAAGGATCAGCGCTGA
- a CDS encoding aminoacyl-tRNA hydrolase: MDSLGAAHFALRACVDGADRQDPVDPDAVVAMQIALNLPTVEPPGREVVYEDVARAVVTLCLEPEAEWVESLARWYGGRIRKVARRSRNTAWRAVQDVPGVTVGSARAFVPCAAGEVPKVVRKLQVRGTDLPPGEWRPLADAPSPAILVNRDLGMTAGKAAAQVGHASMLLAAQRSRQWVRRWAGDGYPLGVREVSGNEFQRWVGKDGAVPVVDAGFTEVAPGSVTAVAVEY, from the coding sequence GTGGATTCGCTGGGGGCGGCGCACTTCGCGCTACGGGCGTGTGTTGACGGTGCGGACCGGCAGGACCCGGTGGATCCGGACGCGGTGGTGGCGATGCAGATCGCGCTCAACCTGCCGACGGTCGAGCCGCCGGGGCGCGAGGTGGTCTATGAGGACGTCGCCCGGGCCGTCGTCACGCTGTGCCTGGAGCCGGAGGCCGAGTGGGTGGAGTCGCTCGCGCGCTGGTACGGCGGGAGGATCAGAAAGGTTGCGCGTCGCTCGCGCAACACCGCGTGGAGGGCGGTGCAGGACGTGCCGGGAGTGACGGTCGGCAGCGCCCGCGCCTTCGTTCCGTGCGCGGCGGGAGAGGTGCCGAAGGTGGTCAGAAAGCTCCAGGTTCGGGGAACGGACTTGCCGCCCGGCGAGTGGCGCCCGCTTGCCGACGCCCCTTCGCCCGCGATCCTGGTCAATCGCGACCTGGGGATGACTGCGGGAAAGGCGGCGGCCCAGGTCGGCCACGCCTCCATGCTGTTGGCGGCACAGCGCTCCCGGCAGTGGGTACGCCGGTGGGCCGGTGACGGATACCCCCTGGGTGTGCGGGAAGTGTCCGGGAACGAGTTCCAGCGCTGGGTGGGCAAAGACGGCGCGGTTCCCGTCGTCGATGCGGGTTTCACAGAGGTTGCTCCCGGGTCCGTGACTGCGGTCGCTGTGGAGTACTAA
- the nrdF gene encoding class 1b ribonucleoside-diphosphate reductase subunit beta — MGCVTEEYDNYLESHGAPVKAINWNSIPDDKDLEVWDRLTGNFWLPEKIPVSNDIPSWRTLNDYEKTATMRVFTGLTLLDTIQGTVGAVSLLPDAKTMHEEAVYTNISFMESVHAKSYSNIFMTLADTPAITDAFRWSEENESLQRKAKIILSYYEGDNPHKKKVASTLLESFLFYSGFYLPMYWSSHSKLTNTADIIRLIIRDEAVHGYYIGYKYQRGQADLGQAERDELKDYTFNLLYDLYENETQYTEDIYDPLGWTEDVKRFLRYNANKALNNLGYESLFPQDETRVSPAILASLSPNADENHDFFSGSGSSYVIGKAEDTQDDDWDF, encoded by the coding sequence ATGGGGTGCGTGACTGAAGAGTATGACAATTACCTTGAATCGCACGGTGCCCCCGTCAAAGCGATCAACTGGAACTCGATCCCGGACGACAAAGATCTTGAGGTCTGGGACCGACTGACCGGCAATTTCTGGCTACCCGAGAAGATCCCTGTGTCGAACGACATCCCGTCGTGGCGCACGCTGAACGATTACGAAAAGACAGCGACCATGCGCGTGTTCACCGGGTTGACCCTCCTGGACACGATCCAAGGCACCGTCGGCGCCGTGTCGCTGTTGCCGGACGCAAAGACTATGCACGAGGAGGCGGTGTACACCAACATTTCCTTCATGGAGTCTGTGCACGCGAAGAGCTACTCCAACATCTTCATGACGCTGGCTGACACACCCGCGATCACCGACGCATTCCGGTGGTCCGAGGAGAACGAGAGCCTGCAGCGCAAGGCGAAGATCATCCTCAGCTACTACGAGGGGGACAACCCGCACAAGAAGAAGGTCGCGTCTACGCTTCTGGAGTCCTTCCTCTTCTACTCGGGCTTCTACCTGCCGATGTACTGGTCCTCCCACTCGAAGCTGACCAACACAGCCGACATCATCAGGCTGATCATCCGCGACGAGGCCGTGCACGGCTATTACATCGGTTATAAGTACCAGCGTGGGCAAGCAGATCTTGGCCAGGCTGAGCGCGACGAGCTGAAGGACTACACCTTCAACCTGCTCTACGACCTCTACGAGAATGAGACCCAATACACCGAGGACATCTACGATCCGCTGGGCTGGACTGAGGATGTGAAGCGCTTCCTGCGCTACAACGCCAACAAAGCACTCAACAACCTCGGCTACGAGAGCCTCTTCCCGCAGGACGAGACGAGGGTTTCGCCCGCGATCCTGGCGTCGTTGTCGCCGAACGCTGATGAGAACCACGACTTCTTCTCCGGTTCCGGCTCCTCCTACGTCATCGGTAAGGCGGAGGACACGCAGGACGACGACTGGGACTTCTAA
- the nrdH gene encoding glutaredoxin-like protein NrdH translates to MSITVYTKPACVQCNFTTKALDKAGLEYTLVDISVDDEARDYVMALGYLQAPVVEVGGEHWSGFRPERIQGLAQAA, encoded by the coding sequence ATGTCCATCACCGTTTACACCAAGCCCGCTTGTGTCCAATGCAACTTCACCACCAAGGCCCTCGACAAGGCTGGCCTTGAGTACACGCTCGTTGACATTTCCGTCGACGACGAGGCCCGCGACTACGTCATGGCGCTGGGTTACCTCCAGGCCCCGGTAGTCGAGGTCGGCGGTGAGCACTGGTCCGGTTTCCGCCCGGAGCGCATCCAGGGCTTGGCTCAGGCAGCGTAA
- a CDS encoding FadR/GntR family transcriptional regulator, with amino-acid sequence MTRASENPSASAEPLLMNVLDTLGTEIISGILEEGRTFTLHDLSTRFGISRTVAREVMRALEQLGLVLSSRRVGIKVLPSSEWDVFDSAVIGWRWKADSERQLKELSELRFSVEPVAAVIAARCASEAEGAELVAMAEEMSELVKAGKREDFLATDLKFHTLILKASRNDMFHALAPSILHALEDSAHHDHQGTGLENDAVEAHLALAEAIVARDPDGAERASRAVMSDFTPCCCA; translated from the coding sequence ATGACTCGCGCTTCCGAGAACCCTTCCGCCTCCGCAGAGCCGCTCTTGATGAACGTGCTTGACACGCTCGGGACGGAGATTATCTCCGGCATCCTCGAAGAGGGGCGCACGTTCACGCTCCACGACCTGTCCACCCGCTTCGGAATCTCCCGCACGGTGGCCCGGGAGGTCATGCGCGCCCTCGAGCAACTTGGCCTGGTCCTGTCATCGCGGCGCGTGGGCATCAAGGTTCTTCCCTCGAGCGAGTGGGACGTGTTCGACAGCGCCGTGATCGGCTGGCGGTGGAAGGCCGACTCGGAACGTCAGCTCAAGGAGCTCAGCGAGCTGCGGTTCTCGGTCGAACCTGTCGCCGCGGTGATCGCCGCCCGCTGCGCGAGCGAAGCGGAGGGCGCTGAGTTGGTCGCCATGGCTGAGGAGATGTCGGAACTGGTGAAGGCGGGAAAGCGGGAGGACTTCCTCGCGACCGACCTAAAGTTCCACACCCTAATTCTTAAGGCGTCGCGCAACGACATGTTCCATGCACTTGCACCGTCAATCCTGCACGCGTTGGAGGACAGCGCACACCACGACCATCAGGGCACGGGCTTGGAGAACGACGCAGTGGAGGCCCACCTAGCGCTGGCTGAGGCCATCGTGGCGCGCGACCCGGATGGCGCAGAACGCGCCTCGCGAGCGGTCATGTCCGACTTCACCCCCTGCTGCTGCGCGTAG